The Phyllostomus discolor isolate MPI-MPIP mPhyDis1 chromosome 4, mPhyDis1.pri.v3, whole genome shotgun sequence genome window below encodes:
- the MRPS10 gene encoding 28S ribosomal protein S10, mitochondrial isoform X3 — protein sequence MKWVQFSNLHVDVPKDLTKPVITISDEPDTLYKRLSVLVKGHDKAVLDSYEYFVVLAAKELGISIEVHEPPRKIERFTLLKSVHIFKKHRVQYEMRTLYRCFELKHLTGSTADVYLEYIQRNLPEGVAMEVTKTKLERLPEHIKEPIWETIPEGREESKS from the exons ATGAAGTGGGTACAGTTTTCAAACCTACACGTTGATGTTCCCAAGGATTTGACCAAGCCTGTG ATAACCATTTCTGATGAACCAGACACATTATATAAGCGCCTGTCAGTTTTAGTAAAAGGCCATGATAAGGCTGTGTTGGACAGCTATGAATATTTTGTTGTGCTTGCTGCTAAAGAACTTGGGATCTCTATCGAAGT ACATGAACCTCCAAGGAAAATAGAGCGATTTACTCTTCTTAAATCAGTGCATAttttcaagaagcacagagttcAGTATGAAATGAGAACACTGTACAGATGTTTCGAG TTAAAACATCTAACTGGAAGTACTGCAGATGTCTACTTGGAATACATTCAGCGAAACTTACCTGAAGGTGTTGCCATGGAAGTTACAAAG aCAAAATTAGAACGGTTACCAGAACACATCAAGGAGCCAATCTGGGAGACgataccagagggaagagaagaaagcaagtCATGA
- the MRPS10 gene encoding 28S ribosomal protein S10, mitochondrial isoform X1, which yields MAARVVLGAVCRRLWQASRDFSVNSSKSSTSKNGGFLLSTSMKWVQFSNLHVDVPKDLTKPVITISDEPDTLYKRLSVLVKGHDKAVLDSYEYFVVLAAKELGISIEVHEPPRKIERFTLLKSVHIFKKHRVQYEMRTLYRCFELKHLTGSTADVYLEYIQRNLPEGVAMEVTKTKLERLPEHIKEPIWETIPEGREESKS from the exons ATGGCGGCGCGAGTAGTGCTCGGGGCCGTGTGCCGGCGTCTCTGGCAG gcTTCAAGGGATTTTTCTGTAAATAGTTCTAAGAGCAGTACATCCAAAAATGGTGGCTTTCTTCT CAGTACCAGTATGAAGTGGGTACAGTTTTCAAACCTACACGTTGATGTTCCCAAGGATTTGACCAAGCCTGTG ATAACCATTTCTGATGAACCAGACACATTATATAAGCGCCTGTCAGTTTTAGTAAAAGGCCATGATAAGGCTGTGTTGGACAGCTATGAATATTTTGTTGTGCTTGCTGCTAAAGAACTTGGGATCTCTATCGAAGT ACATGAACCTCCAAGGAAAATAGAGCGATTTACTCTTCTTAAATCAGTGCATAttttcaagaagcacagagttcAGTATGAAATGAGAACACTGTACAGATGTTTCGAG TTAAAACATCTAACTGGAAGTACTGCAGATGTCTACTTGGAATACATTCAGCGAAACTTACCTGAAGGTGTTGCCATGGAAGTTACAAAG aCAAAATTAGAACGGTTACCAGAACACATCAAGGAGCCAATCTGGGAGACgataccagagggaagagaagaaagcaagtCATGA
- the MRPS10 gene encoding 28S ribosomal protein S10, mitochondrial isoform X2, producing MAARVVLGAVCRRLWQASRDFSVNSSKSSTSKNGGFLLTSMKWVQFSNLHVDVPKDLTKPVITISDEPDTLYKRLSVLVKGHDKAVLDSYEYFVVLAAKELGISIEVHEPPRKIERFTLLKSVHIFKKHRVQYEMRTLYRCFELKHLTGSTADVYLEYIQRNLPEGVAMEVTKTKLERLPEHIKEPIWETIPEGREESKS from the exons ATGGCGGCGCGAGTAGTGCTCGGGGCCGTGTGCCGGCGTCTCTGGCAG gcTTCAAGGGATTTTTCTGTAAATAGTTCTAAGAGCAGTACATCCAAAAATGGTGGCTTTCTTCT TACCAGTATGAAGTGGGTACAGTTTTCAAACCTACACGTTGATGTTCCCAAGGATTTGACCAAGCCTGTG ATAACCATTTCTGATGAACCAGACACATTATATAAGCGCCTGTCAGTTTTAGTAAAAGGCCATGATAAGGCTGTGTTGGACAGCTATGAATATTTTGTTGTGCTTGCTGCTAAAGAACTTGGGATCTCTATCGAAGT ACATGAACCTCCAAGGAAAATAGAGCGATTTACTCTTCTTAAATCAGTGCATAttttcaagaagcacagagttcAGTATGAAATGAGAACACTGTACAGATGTTTCGAG TTAAAACATCTAACTGGAAGTACTGCAGATGTCTACTTGGAATACATTCAGCGAAACTTACCTGAAGGTGTTGCCATGGAAGTTACAAAG aCAAAATTAGAACGGTTACCAGAACACATCAAGGAGCCAATCTGGGAGACgataccagagggaagagaagaaagcaagtCATGA